A region from the Halosolutus gelatinilyticus genome encodes:
- a CDS encoding glycosyl hydrolase family 28-related protein: MPTPSDNHGFDLGYESGEEWDYNDEFETLEERVPVVADDADRDGYTPYENSVFLARDTGDVYVGTETDWEHRGNVTEQTVPVTAYGAVGDGVTDDTQAIQDAIDDVHFGVFFPEPEDAYLVSEPIEFGHGGHSRYLHGNGEVTIRADPDGTWPDGNGVLNRPKRTEWIDGHNLTVRDLTVDANGAADHALRISASGADVNIVLDVTNVHGIRAASHGFAIHRPIVSRIGTCRAQYNGGSGFLVTGHGTSTQFTTCYSLDNDGHGYEIHLMDYAGLVNCAADRTRRGYSLHGTDGHRNIALEIHHCGVEWPAAEAYYLESINNAHIVAPHVHDPSDDHPMLSFNAFTRITVSNFVSFVEPQNAPVVSVNAAGENQTHYPDLLHFENSRFASIEGGDLDLRWVLSSYGLELEDDSQLAEYSVNGDLYCGGDDGNGVIVRDRSTGAPYRITVEDGEVVADPVNER, encoded by the coding sequence ATGCCAACTCCATCCGACAACCACGGATTCGATCTCGGCTACGAGAGCGGCGAAGAGTGGGACTACAACGACGAGTTCGAAACGCTCGAGGAGCGGGTCCCGGTCGTCGCCGACGACGCCGATCGCGACGGGTACACCCCGTACGAAAACTCGGTGTTCCTCGCCCGAGATACGGGCGACGTCTACGTCGGCACCGAGACGGACTGGGAACACCGCGGCAACGTTACCGAACAGACGGTCCCCGTTACCGCGTACGGCGCCGTCGGAGACGGCGTCACCGACGACACGCAGGCGATCCAGGACGCGATAGACGACGTTCATTTCGGCGTCTTCTTTCCCGAACCCGAGGACGCCTACCTCGTCTCCGAACCGATCGAATTCGGCCACGGGGGGCATTCGCGGTACCTCCACGGGAACGGCGAAGTCACCATCCGAGCCGACCCGGATGGAACGTGGCCGGACGGAAACGGCGTCCTGAACAGACCGAAACGAACCGAGTGGATCGACGGTCACAATCTGACCGTCCGCGATCTGACCGTCGACGCTAACGGCGCCGCCGATCACGCACTTCGAATCAGTGCATCGGGTGCCGACGTGAACATCGTACTCGACGTGACGAACGTCCACGGCATCCGCGCCGCGAGTCACGGCTTCGCGATCCACCGGCCGATCGTCTCGCGAATCGGCACCTGTCGCGCCCAGTACAACGGCGGGAGCGGCTTTCTCGTCACCGGCCACGGAACGTCGACCCAGTTTACCACCTGTTACTCCCTCGACAACGACGGTCACGGCTACGAGATTCACCTGATGGATTACGCGGGTCTCGTCAACTGTGCGGCGGACAGAACCCGACGCGGCTACTCCCTTCACGGGACCGACGGCCACCGAAACATCGCGCTCGAGATCCACCACTGCGGCGTCGAGTGGCCGGCAGCGGAAGCCTACTACCTCGAGAGCATCAACAACGCGCACATCGTCGCGCCGCACGTCCACGATCCCAGCGACGACCATCCCATGCTCTCGTTCAACGCGTTCACCCGGATCACGGTGTCGAACTTCGTCTCGTTCGTCGAACCGCAGAACGCTCCCGTCGTCTCCGTGAACGCGGCCGGCGAGAACCAGACCCACTATCCGGATCTGTTGCACTTCGAGAACTCGCGGTTCGCCTCGATCGAGGGCGGCGACCTCGACCTCCGGTGGGTGTTGAGTTCGTACGGACTCGAGCTCGAGGACGACTCCCAGCTCGCGGAGTACAGCGTCAACGGCGACCTCTACTGCGGCGGCGACGACGGCAACGGTGTGATCGTCCGAGACCGTTCGACCGGCGCCCCTTACCGGATCACCGTCGAGGACGGGGAGGTCGTCGCCGACCCGGTGAACGAGCGATAG
- a CDS encoding DUF1616 domain-containing protein, with amino-acid sequence MAADESQGSPRQRDGHPPLATLVAVVAIPIFGIAVVLAPVSHDVPISVPLALPYLLFVPGYVVAACLLPGGGGIGGVKRVALSVGLSLTIVPLAALGLVAMQRDIHAIPVVLVVSGLVLVMTLIAAGRRWRLLDAERFRLVSRTGTASERTGARRQLAWREVVVTVLFVVAVVVLIGVVGYAAMTPQTDSYSAIYLLTEDEDGELVADDYPTEFELGEEREVIVGIDNHEHRPVNYTVVVAEQDIESNESEVVVDEQRELDRFDIRLEHDETRLRTDEFQPTITGRDVRIVWLLYLDGDVPDDPSVKNADYYVDLWVEVTDDEA; translated from the coding sequence ATGGCTGCCGACGAGTCGCAGGGATCACCTCGTCAGCGCGACGGGCACCCTCCTCTCGCCACACTCGTCGCGGTAGTTGCAATACCGATTTTCGGTATCGCCGTCGTTCTCGCGCCGGTTTCCCACGACGTACCGATCTCCGTTCCGCTCGCGCTTCCGTACCTCTTGTTCGTTCCGGGGTACGTCGTCGCCGCTTGTCTCCTCCCCGGAGGCGGCGGAATCGGTGGGGTCAAACGCGTCGCGCTCTCGGTCGGGCTGAGCCTCACGATCGTTCCGTTGGCTGCGCTCGGGCTCGTCGCGATGCAGCGGGATATCCACGCCATCCCCGTCGTCCTCGTCGTGAGCGGGCTCGTGCTGGTCATGACGCTGATCGCGGCCGGTAGACGGTGGCGTCTTCTCGACGCCGAACGGTTTCGTCTCGTCTCCCGAACGGGGACTGCGTCGGAACGGACGGGCGCTCGCCGGCAGCTCGCGTGGCGGGAGGTTGTGGTAACCGTTCTCTTCGTGGTTGCGGTGGTGGTCCTCATCGGGGTCGTCGGATACGCCGCCATGACGCCGCAGACCGACTCGTACTCGGCCATCTACCTCCTGACCGAGGACGAGGACGGCGAGCTGGTCGCCGACGATTACCCGACCGAGTTCGAACTCGGCGAGGAACGCGAGGTAATCGTCGGCATCGACAACCACGAACACCGGCCAGTGAACTACACTGTCGTCGTCGCGGAACAGGATATCGAGTCGAACGAATCCGAGGTAGTCGTCGACGAGCAACGCGAACTCGACAGGTTCGACATCCGCCTCGAACACGACGAGACGCGGCTCCGGACGGACGAATTCCAGCCGACGATCACGGGCCGGGACGTCCGAATCGTCTGGCTGCTGTACCTTGATGGGGACGTGCCGGACGACCCGTCCGTCAAAAACGCGGACTATTACGTCGACCTCTGGGTAGAGGTGACTGACGACGAAGCGTAA
- a CDS encoding NAD-dependent epimerase/dehydratase family protein, with amino-acid sequence MRTHELGDCTVLVTGGAGFIGSHLANALAGETDLRILDSFTTGRREQVPDGATVVEGDVRDEDALARATTGVDLIFHEAALVSVERSVENPLESHSVNVDATLALLERARALDARIVLASSAAIYGQPERAIVSESGRKLPSSPYGLEKLAVDHYARQYHDLYGLETVALRYFNVYGPGQFNSDYSGVITAFIDRALAGELISVHGDGGQTRDFVFVEDVVRANLLAATTDRVGGAYNVGTGRAISIRELAELIVDVTDSDSEIVHTDERVGDIRHSQADIGAARADLGYAPEVSLREGLERTVEWAAASNRLGESR; translated from the coding sequence ATGCGGACACACGAACTCGGGGATTGCACGGTTCTCGTCACGGGCGGCGCCGGATTCATCGGCAGCCATCTCGCGAACGCGCTCGCCGGCGAAACCGACCTCAGGATTCTCGATTCGTTCACGACGGGGCGGCGGGAACAAGTCCCCGACGGCGCGACGGTCGTCGAGGGCGACGTTCGGGACGAGGACGCGCTCGCTCGAGCGACCACGGGCGTCGACCTGATCTTTCACGAGGCCGCCCTCGTCAGCGTCGAGCGCTCCGTCGAGAACCCGCTGGAGAGCCACTCGGTGAACGTCGACGCGACCCTCGCGCTGTTGGAACGGGCTCGAGCGCTCGACGCGCGGATCGTTCTCGCCTCCAGCGCGGCGATTTACGGGCAGCCGGAGCGGGCGATCGTCTCGGAGTCCGGTCGGAAGCTGCCGAGTTCGCCGTACGGGCTCGAGAAGCTCGCGGTCGACCACTACGCGCGTCAGTACCACGACCTCTACGGGCTCGAGACGGTGGCGCTTCGCTACTTCAACGTCTACGGACCGGGACAGTTCAACAGTGACTACAGCGGTGTCATCACCGCCTTCATCGATCGAGCGCTGGCCGGAGAGCTGATCTCGGTCCACGGAGACGGCGGCCAGACGCGGGACTTCGTCTTTGTCGAGGACGTGGTTCGGGCGAACCTCCTGGCTGCCACGACGGATCGCGTCGGCGGCGCGTACAACGTCGGGACGGGACGCGCCATCTCGATTCGCGAACTCGCGGAGCTGATCGTCGACGTGACCGACTCCGACTCCGAGATCGTTCACACGGACGAACGGGTCGGCGACATCCGCCACAGTCAGGCCGATATCGGTGCGGCGCGAGCCGACCTCGGCTACGCGCCCGAAGTCTCGCTCCGCGAGGGACTCGAGCGGACCGTCGAGTGGGCGGCGGCGTCGAACCGGCTCGGGGAGTCCCGGTGA
- a CDS encoding NUDIX hydrolase: MESDVVYVPKVCAYVTRLSGADRGPELLVFESPEHGGLQVPKGTIEPGETPREALRREVEEEAGIPTLDAVRHLTTDVWTRRRSPPRRYRRHFFHANVEEDRDAWTHEVTGSGSETGLEFEFYWLELPTSKRFALSLDDYVDLLVQTPDVR; the protein is encoded by the coding sequence ATGGAGAGCGACGTCGTCTACGTCCCGAAAGTCTGCGCCTACGTCACTCGACTCTCGGGAGCGGATCGCGGACCGGAACTGCTCGTGTTCGAGAGCCCGGAGCACGGCGGGCTACAGGTACCGAAGGGGACGATAGAACCCGGCGAGACGCCCCGGGAGGCGCTCCGGCGGGAGGTGGAGGAGGAGGCCGGGATTCCGACGCTCGATGCCGTTCGACACCTGACGACCGACGTGTGGACCCGTCGCCGCTCGCCGCCGAGGCGGTACCGACGGCACTTCTTCCACGCGAACGTCGAGGAGGATCGCGACGCGTGGACGCACGAGGTCACCGGATCCGGTTCGGAGACGGGTCTCGAGTTCGAGTTCTACTGGCTCGAACTGCCCACCTCGAAACGGTTCGCGCTGTCGCTGGACGACTACGTCGATCTGCTGGTGCAGACGCCGGACGTTCGGTGA
- a CDS encoding acyl-CoA mutase large subunit family protein — MFDPDELEEIRAGAEEWHEEEVEPVLDRFGERTEAFTTDTGGQKVDRLYTPADVADLDYREDLGYPGEPPYTRGVYSTGYRGRLWTMRQYAGFSTPEDTNERYHYLLDQGQTGLSMAFDLPTQMGYDSDADMAAGEIGKAGVAIDSLSDMETVFDGIPLDEVSTSMTINAPASVLLAMYIAVGDQQGVDRAELRGTIQNDLLKEYIARNTYIYPPGPSMRIITDIFEFCAAETPKFNTISISGYHIREAGSTAAQELAFTLGNGIEYVEAAIDAGLDVDEFAPQLSFFFNGHNNIFEEVAKFRAARRMWHDIMEGRFDARDPTSKQLKFHTQTAGSMLTAQQIENNVVRVAYQALAAVLGGTQSLHTNGKDEALALPTEESVRTALRTQQILAHESGAADTIDPLAGSYYVESLTDEVEAEAYEILDEVDERGGMLEAVERQWVQRQIQDTAFDRQREIEEKERIIVGVNEFEVDEEPEMDVQEITEEDQQRQIDSLRSIRAERDEEAVDAKLEALRETARGGENLMPPIIEAVKAYATVGEICNVMRDEFGEYQPGSAV; from the coding sequence ATGTTCGATCCAGACGAACTCGAGGAAATCCGTGCCGGTGCGGAGGAGTGGCACGAGGAGGAGGTCGAGCCCGTGCTCGATCGGTTCGGTGAGCGAACGGAGGCGTTCACGACGGACACCGGGGGCCAGAAGGTCGATCGACTCTACACACCGGCCGACGTCGCGGATCTGGACTACCGGGAGGATCTCGGCTATCCGGGCGAGCCGCCGTACACCCGCGGCGTCTACTCGACCGGCTACCGCGGCCGGCTCTGGACGATGCGCCAGTACGCCGGCTTCTCGACGCCCGAGGACACGAACGAGCGCTATCACTACCTGCTCGATCAGGGTCAGACCGGGCTCTCGATGGCGTTCGACCTGCCGACCCAGATGGGGTACGATTCTGACGCCGACATGGCCGCCGGCGAGATCGGAAAAGCCGGCGTGGCGATCGACTCGCTGTCCGACATGGAGACCGTCTTCGACGGCATTCCGCTGGACGAGGTCTCGACGTCGATGACGATCAACGCGCCGGCCTCCGTCCTGCTGGCGATGTACATCGCCGTGGGCGACCAGCAGGGGGTCGACCGCGCCGAACTACGGGGGACGATCCAGAACGACCTCCTCAAGGAGTACATCGCGCGCAACACCTACATCTACCCGCCGGGGCCGTCGATGCGGATCATCACGGACATCTTCGAATTCTGCGCCGCGGAGACGCCGAAGTTCAACACCATCTCGATCTCGGGCTACCACATCCGCGAGGCCGGGTCGACCGCCGCCCAGGAACTCGCCTTCACGCTGGGCAACGGCATCGAGTACGTCGAGGCGGCGATCGACGCCGGCCTGGACGTCGACGAGTTCGCCCCGCAACTCTCCTTTTTCTTCAACGGACACAACAACATCTTCGAGGAGGTTGCGAAGTTCCGCGCCGCCCGGCGGATGTGGCACGACATCATGGAGGGCCGGTTCGACGCGCGGGATCCCACGTCCAAGCAGCTCAAGTTTCACACCCAGACCGCGGGCTCGATGCTCACCGCCCAGCAGATCGAGAACAACGTCGTTCGGGTCGCCTACCAAGCCCTCGCGGCGGTGCTGGGCGGCACGCAGAGTCTCCACACGAACGGCAAGGATGAGGCGCTGGCGCTCCCGACCGAAGAGTCCGTCCGAACCGCGCTGCGGACCCAGCAGATTCTGGCGCACGAATCGGGGGCGGCCGACACGATCGATCCCCTCGCCGGCAGCTACTACGTCGAGTCGCTCACCGACGAGGTCGAGGCGGAGGCGTACGAGATTCTGGACGAGGTCGACGAGCGCGGCGGCATGCTCGAGGCCGTCGAACGGCAGTGGGTCCAGCGCCAGATCCAGGACACCGCCTTCGATCGCCAGCGCGAGATCGAGGAGAAAGAGCGCATCATCGTCGGCGTTAACGAGTTCGAGGTCGACGAAGAGCCCGAGATGGACGTCCAGGAGATCACCGAGGAGGACCAGCAGCGCCAGATCGACAGCCTCCGATCGATTCGCGCCGAGCGCGATGAGGAAGCGGTCGATGCCAAACTCGAAGCGCTCCGGGAGACGGCCCGCGGCGGCGAGAACCTCATGCCGCCGATCATCGAGGCGGTCAAGGCGTACGCGACGGTCGGCGAGATCTGTAACGTGATGCGCGACGAGTTCGGCGAGTACCAGCCCGGGAGCGCGGTCTGA
- a CDS encoding GNAT family N-acetyltransferase: MYVRDAKNREEVWLLDHIEAMGLDDTAFRSRDYVVAIDETSGEKAGFGRVRIHKIGEDDDEWPAEVCELTSIGVLESWRNQGVGAHVIERLLEYAGDDGFDIVYALTGESAYLAQFGFRRIDEAQLPPPLRDRLAAKRDGVDPDAVPLSIEIERFRMPDRLREAFKRASERDEEPSNEETPEDFGIDPDTATYKYDTGR; this comes from the coding sequence ATGTACGTGCGGGACGCGAAAAACAGGGAAGAGGTCTGGCTTCTCGATCACATCGAGGCGATGGGGCTCGACGATACGGCGTTCCGCTCGCGCGATTACGTCGTCGCCATCGACGAGACCTCCGGTGAAAAAGCCGGTTTCGGTCGGGTTCGTATCCACAAGATCGGCGAGGACGACGACGAGTGGCCCGCCGAGGTCTGCGAGTTGACCAGCATCGGCGTCCTCGAGAGCTGGCGAAACCAGGGCGTCGGGGCGCACGTGATCGAGCGACTGCTCGAGTACGCGGGCGACGACGGGTTCGATATCGTCTACGCGCTGACCGGCGAGAGCGCCTACCTCGCCCAGTTCGGCTTCCGCCGGATCGACGAGGCGCAACTGCCGCCGCCGCTGCGCGATCGACTGGCCGCCAAACGGGACGGCGTCGACCCCGACGCGGTGCCGCTCTCGATCGAGATCGAGCGGTTCCGGATGCCCGATCGACTCCGGGAGGCGTTCAAGCGCGCCTCCGAGCGGGACGAGGAGCCCTCGAACGAGGAGACCCCCGAGGACTTCGGCATCGATCCGGACACGGCGACCTACAAGTACGATACGGGCCGGTAA
- a CDS encoding aldehyde ferredoxin oxidoreductase C-terminal domain-containing protein gives MRHAKGPLLTVDVGERTATDTAIDEVFETYVGGRAAATALAHERIPFDADPFGPENRVYLSTGPLQQSTMSFTGRTNMTGLSPLTDGLLSANAGGYLSRNVVGTGIGVLELVGESDELLAIHVRDSVDASRSADGEATSRPRVEFEEIPELAGATVPETSEYVVENQDLGPEHCIAIGPAGENLVRFASVMTFDSRAFGRGGLGAVLGSKNVKCVTFDGNSAPPVEIPDPPETDVHREAARSDDLMRRQGTTGSTEFINENFALPTRYFEEDEFEDAAAIGGDAVAEKKYEKGACSACAYACKLPTRDETAGVETEGPEFETVFSFGSCQGVGDVVDVMTANELCDSLGMDAVSAGVTVAAYLKSEDEFGNADLAQEVTEKIASREGIGDLLAEGVDRCHEELGVDNYTVKGMEFAAHDGRVLHGQGLSYAVANRGADHMYAGLMNLEYSGELDPQGTLGKAETLVEAENAAAFRDTGIVCAFGSDYVTEERLETLFDADYEELLAVGAATVRLERHFNNRRGFDRSADELPYEIPDLEAAIDEYYAVRGWEDGIVPDEQVDAIAPEAN, from the coding sequence ATGCGCCACGCGAAGGGGCCGCTGCTCACCGTCGACGTCGGTGAGCGAACGGCGACCGACACGGCGATCGACGAGGTGTTCGAAACGTACGTCGGGGGGCGTGCGGCCGCGACGGCGCTGGCCCACGAGCGAATCCCGTTCGACGCGGACCCGTTCGGACCGGAAAACCGAGTCTACCTGTCGACGGGGCCGCTCCAGCAGTCGACGATGTCCTTCACCGGACGGACGAACATGACGGGGCTGTCGCCGCTGACCGACGGCCTCCTCTCGGCCAACGCCGGGGGCTACCTCTCGCGGAACGTCGTCGGAACCGGGATCGGCGTCCTCGAGCTGGTCGGCGAGAGCGACGAGCTGCTGGCGATCCACGTTCGCGATAGTGTCGACGCGTCGCGATCGGCGGACGGGGAGGCGACGTCTCGCCCGCGGGTCGAGTTCGAGGAGATCCCCGAACTCGCAGGCGCCACGGTTCCCGAAACCTCCGAGTACGTGGTCGAGAACCAGGACCTCGGACCCGAACACTGCATCGCGATCGGTCCGGCGGGCGAGAACCTGGTCCGCTTCGCGTCGGTGATGACCTTCGACTCGCGGGCGTTCGGCCGTGGCGGACTCGGCGCGGTGCTCGGGTCGAAGAACGTCAAGTGCGTCACTTTCGACGGGAACTCGGCGCCGCCGGTCGAGATTCCTGATCCACCCGAGACGGACGTTCACCGCGAGGCGGCCCGGTCCGACGACCTGATGCGACGACAGGGGACGACGGGAAGCACGGAGTTCATCAACGAGAACTTCGCGCTTCCCACCCGCTACTTCGAGGAGGACGAGTTCGAAGACGCCGCGGCGATCGGCGGCGACGCCGTCGCGGAGAAGAAGTACGAGAAGGGCGCGTGCTCGGCCTGCGCCTACGCCTGTAAACTGCCGACGCGGGACGAGACGGCGGGCGTCGAGACCGAGGGGCCGGAGTTCGAGACGGTCTTCTCCTTCGGGTCGTGCCAGGGCGTGGGGGACGTCGTCGACGTCATGACGGCGAACGAGCTGTGCGATTCACTCGGGATGGACGCCGTCTCCGCCGGCGTCACCGTCGCGGCGTACCTCAAAAGCGAGGACGAGTTCGGCAACGCGGACCTCGCCCAGGAAGTGACGGAGAAAATCGCGTCCCGCGAGGGGATCGGCGACCTGCTCGCGGAGGGCGTCGATCGCTGTCACGAGGAACTCGGCGTCGACAACTACACCGTCAAGGGAATGGAGTTCGCCGCCCACGACGGGCGCGTCCTCCACGGGCAGGGCCTCTCCTACGCGGTCGCGAACCGCGGCGCGGACCACATGTACGCCGGGCTGATGAACCTCGAGTACAGCGGCGAACTCGACCCGCAGGGCACCCTCGGAAAGGCCGAGACGCTGGTCGAGGCGGAGAACGCCGCGGCGTTCCGAGATACCGGCATCGTCTGCGCCTTCGGGAGCGACTACGTCACCGAAGAGCGGCTCGAAACCCTGTTCGACGCCGACTACGAGGAGCTGCTGGCCGTCGGCGCCGCCACCGTTCGCCTCGAACGACACTTCAACAACCGGCGCGGATTCGACCGATCGGCGGACGAGTTGCCGTACGAGATCCCCGATCTGGAGGCCGCGATCGACGAGTACTACGCGGTCCGCGGCTGGGAGGACGGGATCGTACCCGACGAGCAGGTCGACGCGATCGCCCCCGAGGCGAACTGA
- a CDS encoding M48 family metalloprotease: protein MRRHRAGTRILMALVGCSVLLLYLWLATIASLGLSALWAVALDLEATVAIVVCTAFGVGYLSYRLGTARLRSRIDAVELPRSTVPEFYRRLDRTAGRMAVDDPTILVARLPTPNAFALGSARNGAVVLDRSLFHLLTADELEALYVHTTEDDRWRRIFSTHPSTDERIDRLVELAREPRAETRLHRP from the coding sequence ATGCGGAGACACCGAGCGGGGACGAGGATCCTGATGGCGCTCGTCGGCTGTTCGGTGCTTCTGTTGTACCTCTGGCTGGCGACGATCGCCTCCCTCGGTCTCTCCGCGCTCTGGGCCGTCGCGCTGGATCTCGAGGCGACCGTCGCGATCGTCGTCTGCACCGCGTTCGGGGTCGGCTACCTGAGCTATCGGCTCGGAACGGCGCGACTCCGCTCGCGAATCGACGCCGTCGAACTGCCGCGATCGACCGTTCCCGAATTCTACCGCCGCCTCGATCGAACGGCAGGGCGGATGGCGGTCGACGACCCGACGATACTCGTGGCGCGATTGCCGACGCCAAACGCCTTCGCGCTCGGAAGTGCCCGAAACGGCGCCGTCGTGCTCGACCGATCGCTCTTTCACCTCCTGACCGCCGACGAACTCGAGGCGCTGTACGTGCACACGACCGAGGACGATCGCTGGCGACGGATCTTCTCGACGCACCCGTCCACGGACGAGCGGATCGATCGCCTCGTCGAACTGGCGCGCGAACCCCGAGCCGAGACGCGGTTGCACCGGCCGTAA
- a CDS encoding HAD family hydrolase: protein MQYDAVLFDFDGVLVEGPSMDRFSDAVRRAYDAQPVEFGRSGPVAETLGALLEGDFESITRRCRSLGIETEAFCARAARELVRTQLEAVERGLRSAYDDVVAVRSIGRPLGIVSDNHPSVVSTLLDRFGFESLFETVHGCPLTPDGLARRKPDPRNIRAAMAALDAESALYVGDRSVDVRAARNAGIDAAHLQRDGTAPETDVEATYRLTSLAELPAVVE from the coding sequence ATGCAGTACGATGCGGTCCTGTTCGACTTCGACGGCGTCCTCGTCGAGGGGCCGTCGATGGATCGGTTCTCCGACGCCGTGCGCCGCGCGTACGACGCCCAACCGGTCGAATTCGGCAGGTCGGGACCGGTAGCCGAGACGCTCGGCGCGCTCCTCGAGGGCGACTTCGAGTCGATCACGCGGCGGTGTCGAAGCCTCGGAATCGAGACGGAAGCGTTCTGCGCGCGCGCCGCGCGAGAACTCGTCCGGACCCAGTTAGAGGCGGTCGAGCGCGGCCTGCGATCGGCCTACGACGACGTCGTCGCCGTGCGATCGATCGGGCGGCCACTCGGGATCGTCAGCGACAACCACCCGTCCGTCGTCTCGACGCTGCTCGACCGGTTCGGCTTCGAGTCGCTGTTCGAGACCGTCCACGGCTGTCCCCTCACGCCGGACGGGCTGGCCCGGCGCAAGCCCGACCCGCGGAACATCCGCGCCGCGATGGCGGCGCTCGACGCCGAGTCGGCGCTGTACGTCGGCGATCGATCGGTCGACGTGCGGGCGGCGCGAAACGCCGGCATCGACGCGGCGCACCTACAGCGGGACGGAACCGCGCCGGAGACGGACGTCGAAGCGACGTATCGGCTGACGTCGCTCGCGGAGTTGCCCGCGGTCGTCGAGTAA
- a CDS encoding MoaD/ThiS family protein: MRVTCVFFGPFRDDVGEKTVHFETEVETIGGLLRELEAEFPALEGRLAAADGSGLAGDTVVTKDERNVVHLDGLETRLDPDAIVRLVPSVYGG, encoded by the coding sequence GTGCGGGTAACGTGCGTCTTCTTCGGTCCGTTTCGTGACGACGTCGGCGAGAAGACGGTCCACTTCGAGACCGAGGTCGAGACGATCGGCGGCCTCCTCCGCGAACTCGAGGCCGAGTTTCCGGCGCTCGAGGGACGACTCGCGGCGGCCGACGGGAGCGGGCTCGCGGGGGACACTGTCGTGACGAAAGACGAGCGGAACGTCGTCCACCTCGACGGGCTCGAAACGCGTCTCGACCCGGACGCGATCGTTCGGCTGGTCCCGTCGGTGTACGGCGGCTGA
- a CDS encoding alpha/beta fold hydrolase, which produces MQRTTPFPQSSPFSQDTGTLPGGHPYAVVGSGSRALAVLPGFGDAMFPGAYPPGAGLALAPYFARYLDEYTVYLVSRPRGLPPEYDADRAAETHARPLESIADSHEGVDLLGISMGGLIGQALARRRPDLVDRLVLANSACRLDADARSDVREFERYARARDWQSIRSKLARDMFSDGRAITYPPIVQTIGRFLLPRPAEPADVRRSLEFILAFDGCDRLDELRQPTLVFGGERDPYFTAALAGRTADELPNGTLELVPGAKHGAFHERKLTFDATVRSFLDRTAASGDDS; this is translated from the coding sequence ATGCAGCGGACGACGCCGTTTCCGCAGTCGAGTCCGTTCTCGCAGGACACCGGAACGCTCCCGGGCGGGCACCCGTACGCCGTCGTCGGAAGCGGCTCGCGAGCGCTCGCCGTGCTCCCCGGCTTCGGCGACGCGATGTTCCCGGGCGCGTACCCGCCGGGAGCCGGACTGGCGCTCGCTCCGTACTTCGCCCGGTACCTCGACGAGTACACGGTGTACCTGGTCAGCCGCCCGCGCGGGCTTCCGCCGGAATACGACGCCGATCGCGCGGCCGAAACTCACGCCCGACCGCTCGAATCGATCGCCGACTCGCACGAGGGCGTCGACCTGCTCGGCATCTCGATGGGCGGACTGATCGGCCAAGCCCTCGCGCGACGCCGTCCCGACCTCGTCGACCGACTCGTCCTCGCGAACTCGGCCTGCCGGCTCGACGCGGACGCCCGATCGGACGTCCGCGAGTTCGAACGCTATGCCCGTGCTCGCGACTGGCAGTCGATCCGATCGAAACTCGCCAGGGACATGTTCTCGGACGGTCGCGCGATCACCTACCCGCCGATAGTCCAGACGATCGGCCGATTCCTGCTGCCCCGGCCCGCGGAACCCGCCGACGTGCGGCGATCGCTCGAGTTCATCCTCGCGTTCGATGGCTGCGATCGACTCGACGAGCTCCGCCAGCCGACGCTCGTCTTCGGCGGCGAGCGGGACCCCTACTTCACCGCGGCGCTCGCCGGACGGACGGCCGACGAACTCCCGAACGGAACGCTCGAACTCGTTCCGGGGGCGAAACACGGCGCCTTCCACGAGCGAAAACTCACCTTCGACGCGACGGTTCGATCGTTCCTCGATCGGACGGCCGCGAGCGGGGACGACTCCTGA